A section of the Citrobacter farmeri genome encodes:
- a CDS encoding DUF2786 domain-containing protein produces the protein MTDKAKQIEKIRKLLALAAQSSNDGESANAFSRARRYMAIYGLTMEDIYSSGGASTDSSAESERYRRDAETARQEAANERRARQEAEQKHREYQTEQNKRAAEEKKRYDEAYFRQQAEQKAQEQRRQADAHVRQDAAAQQAKTTAARPGKTSLYDKLKAEKFGFGILAMIAALVIFGLNNSSPTPADTALANRPATTAVVTPAPVPPPARVPASSQTTEYQPQTEPVQKPAPVTPVTPPRPAAVNIIEYSAKSRAVYSCLADGTEKYNGGGNVSYKMQTFFFVSPSEIAFGKNKSGIRVVTAEGNGMYKLENGDEVAVDVFGAIERYWNPKMTFTCFTSEKALGQYLQDRAPR, from the coding sequence ATGACCGATAAAGCAAAGCAAATCGAGAAAATCCGCAAACTACTGGCTCTTGCCGCACAGTCCTCTAATGACGGTGAATCTGCAAATGCGTTCAGTCGCGCCCGTCGCTATATGGCGATTTATGGGCTGACGATGGAAGACATTTACAGTAGCGGAGGGGCATCAACCGACAGTTCCGCAGAATCAGAACGCTATCGTCGGGATGCAGAAACCGCCAGGCAGGAGGCGGCAAACGAGCGCCGGGCGCGGCAGGAAGCAGAGCAGAAGCACCGGGAATACCAGACTGAGCAAAATAAGCGTGCGGCGGAAGAGAAAAAGCGCTACGACGAGGCGTATTTTCGCCAACAGGCCGAGCAAAAAGCGCAGGAGCAGAGGCGGCAGGCAGATGCACACGTCCGTCAGGACGCCGCTGCACAGCAGGCGAAAACAACGGCGGCACGGCCTGGCAAAACGTCATTGTATGACAAACTAAAGGCAGAGAAATTCGGTTTTGGTATTCTCGCTATGATTGCTGCGCTGGTGATCTTTGGCCTGAATAACTCCTCGCCGACGCCAGCGGATACGGCATTAGCCAACAGGCCAGCGACGACTGCCGTCGTGACGCCAGCGCCCGTACCGCCTCCTGCACGGGTGCCTGCATCTTCACAGACAACGGAGTATCAGCCTCAGACTGAACCCGTCCAGAAACCTGCGCCCGTCACGCCAGTCACGCCGCCGCGCCCTGCTGCGGTGAACATTATTGAATACTCGGCGAAAAGCCGGGCGGTATACTCCTGTCTGGCTGACGGTACGGAGAAGTACAATGGCGGGGGTAATGTCAGTTACAAGATGCAGACCTTTTTCTTTGTCAGCCCCTCTGAGATTGCTTTTGGTAAAAATAAATCCGGAATCCGGGTCGTGACCGCCGAGGGAAACGGGATGTACAAACTTGAAAATGGTGACGAAGTCGCGGTTGATGTTTTTGGGGCGATTGAACGTTACTGGAACCCGAAGATGACCTTTACCTGTTTCACGTCAGAAAAGGCATTGGGTCAGTATCTTCAGGACAGAGCGCCCCGGTAA
- a CDS encoding zinc ribbon domain-containing protein: MELMCPVCHNPLERNGEAAHCATCHTDFVVEARCPDCHKPLQVLKACGAVDYFCQNGHGLISKKRVEFTLPDA; the protein is encoded by the coding sequence ATGGAACTGATGTGTCCTGTTTGTCATAACCCGCTGGAACGTAATGGCGAAGCGGCCCATTGCGCGACCTGTCATACAGACTTTGTCGTCGAAGCGCGGTGTCCGGACTGCCACAAACCGCTCCAGGTGTTAAAAGCCTGCGGGGCGGTGGATTATTTTTGTCAGAACGGCCACGGATTGATTTCAAAAAAACGCGTTGAGTTTACACTGCCTGATGCGTGA
- the xseA gene encoding exodeoxyribonuclease VII large subunit, with protein sequence MLSSQTSAIFTVSRLNQTVRLLLEQEMGQVWISGEISNFSQPSSGHWYFTLKDDTAQVRCAMFRNSNRRVTFRPQHGQQVLVRANITLYEPRGDYQIIVESMQPAGEGLLQQKYEQLKVKLQAEGLFDQQHKQALPSPAHCVGVITSKTGAALHDILHVLKRRDPSLPVIIYPTAVQGDDAPGQIVRAIELANARQECDVLIVGRGGGSLEDLWSFNDERVARAIFASMIPVVSAVGHETDVTIADFIADLRAPTPSAAAEMVSRNQQELLRQILSAQQRLGMAMDYFLANRSRRFTQIYHRLQQQHPQLRLARQQTALERLHQRMNVAIDSQLKRTSQRQARLLQRLNQQSPQPRIHRAQTRIQQLEYRLAENVRSRLSATRERFGNAVTHLEAVSPLSTLARGYSVSTATDGKVLKKVKQVKTGDVMTTRLEDGWVESQVTDIKPVKKRTHK encoded by the coding sequence ATGTTATCCTCTCAGACCTCCGCAATTTTTACTGTTAGCCGCCTGAATCAGACGGTTCGTCTGCTGCTTGAACAGGAGATGGGGCAGGTCTGGATTAGCGGTGAGATCTCCAATTTCTCGCAGCCGTCATCGGGGCACTGGTACTTCACGCTCAAAGATGACACTGCGCAGGTGCGCTGTGCGATGTTCCGCAATAGCAACCGTCGGGTAACTTTTCGCCCCCAGCATGGTCAACAGGTGCTGGTTCGCGCCAATATCACCCTGTACGAGCCGCGCGGTGACTACCAGATTATCGTCGAAAGCATGCAGCCGGCCGGCGAAGGACTGCTCCAGCAAAAGTATGAGCAGCTAAAAGTCAAACTGCAGGCTGAAGGGCTTTTTGATCAGCAACACAAGCAAGCCCTCCCCTCTCCCGCCCACTGCGTGGGCGTGATCACCTCGAAGACCGGGGCCGCACTGCACGATATTCTCCATGTCCTGAAACGTCGCGATCCCTCTTTACCGGTCATTATCTATCCGACCGCCGTCCAGGGCGACGATGCGCCGGGGCAGATTGTCCGTGCTATTGAACTGGCGAATGCGCGCCAGGAGTGCGATGTTCTGATTGTCGGGCGGGGCGGTGGTTCACTGGAAGATTTATGGAGCTTTAACGACGAACGCGTCGCCCGGGCTATTTTTGCCAGCATGATCCCTGTCGTCAGCGCCGTCGGCCACGAAACGGACGTGACTATTGCCGATTTTATTGCCGACCTGCGTGCGCCGACGCCTTCTGCTGCGGCTGAAATGGTCAGCCGAAATCAGCAGGAGTTGCTGCGCCAGATCCTGTCCGCCCAGCAGCGTCTCGGTATGGCGATGGATTATTTTCTCGCGAACCGCAGTCGCCGATTCACCCAGATTTATCACCGTCTGCAACAACAGCACCCGCAATTGCGTCTCGCCCGTCAGCAGACGGCGCTGGAAAGATTGCATCAGCGTATGAATGTGGCCATCGACAGCCAGTTGAAGCGCACCAGTCAACGCCAGGCTCGCCTGTTACAGCGCCTGAACCAGCAAAGCCCTCAGCCGCGTATTCATCGGGCGCAAACCCGCATTCAGCAACTGGAATATCGTCTGGCGGAGAATGTACGTTCACGTCTGAGCGCCACGCGTGAACGTTTTGGCAACGCGGTAACGCATCTGGAAGCAGTCAGCCCACTCTCGACCCTGGCGCGTGGTTACAGTGTTTCTACCGCCACCGATGGCAAGGTGCTGAAAAAAGTGAAACAGGTGAAGACCGGTGATGTGATGACCACCCGACTGGAAGACGGCTGGGTGGAAAGTCAGGTCACCGATATCAAACCGGTGAAGAAACGCACCCACAAGTAA